One part of the Aphis gossypii isolate Hap1 unplaced genomic scaffold, ASM2018417v2 Contig00969, whole genome shotgun sequence genome encodes these proteins:
- the LOC126555642 gene encoding zinc finger MYM-type protein 5-like, whose amino-acid sequence MLLVDQSAARSGVTSENPKILCNVEVQEKTVDHSGVTSENSKVLNNIEVKHTTVLDFGNDPAIFSHVQDLNTEIIDHIFKLGPSQPTAHEMPNKCFKKDSLGRSFHDSWYWKKLPSGEIIRRKWMTYSKTENKLYCFHCALFGKNNKINWSREGFNNWKNGLPKVIIHETSEAHIMSSIKVAYKEASFPIIQSIDEKNNLDKVLNKEIVRHLIDITLYLGRHCLPFRGHKEGWNEQLMGNFKDLAVLLAKYSPALSSYIFKIF is encoded by the exons atgctttTAGTTGATCAGAGTGCTGCAAGAAGTGGTGTAACCAGTGAAAATCCTAAAATTCTATGTAATGTTGAAGTACAAGAAAAAacag ttgATCACAGTGGTGTAACCAgtgaaaattcaaaagtacTGAATAACATAGAAGTAAAACATACAACAG TGTTGGATTTTGGCAATGATCCTGCTATATTTAGCCATGTACAAGATTTAAACACTGAAATAAttgatcatattttcaaacttgGACCGTCACAACCAACAGCACATGAAATGCcaaataaatgtttcaaaaaggACTCACTTGGTAGATCTTTTCACGACAGCTGGTATTGGAAAAAATTGCCCAGTGGTGAAATTATACGAAGAAAATGGATGACATATTCAAAAACTGAAAACAAACTATACTGTTTTCATTGTGCATTATTTGggaagaataataaaataaattggtctCGTGAAGGTTTCAATAATTGGAAAAACGGATTACCAAAAGTCATTATTCATGAAACATCAGAAGCTCACATTATGTCTTCTATAAAAGTAGCATACAAAGAAGCATCATTTCCAATTATACAATCaatagatgaaaaaaataacttggataaagtattaaacaaaGAAATTGTACGTCACTTAATCGACATAACTTTATACCTTGGTAGACATTGCTTACCGTTTCGTGGTCATAAAGAGGGATGGAATGAACAACTTATGggtaattttaaagatttagcAGTATTGTTGGCTAAATACTCCCCCGCATTGTCTTCTTatatcttcaaaatattttaa